The window aaaaaggaaaaacaggtgTATTTTGGCagagaagtaaaatataaaatatgcaaaatttgttttaaaattggcatacaaaaattttaaaacacagtacaattatataaaaatacagcaCAGCCAACGGCCTGTAAAATTTCCTTTGGCATTTCATTTGGtagaattaaacagaaaaaatcattctaaaaaaaaaaattagctatcAACACAGTCCATAAGTTAGGTTGTATATGTTGAAAGAACTTTTCCTTGAGTTTCCAAAATCCTTTTCTTCCATGATAACCCACATAAAGCATGGCTAGTGAGGTATATAGGGCAAAACACTGTTAGGCGGATGTACAGTAAGGAAAAAGTGCATACACAAAGAATCTTCCCATTTTCATAGAAATATCAGGTTAAATCTGAGTTGTTCTTCTTGATGTATCATTTTCCTTTGGCAGAATTAAAATAAACCCATACAAATGTCTTTGTTCAAGTCCCAGCAGCAGCGATATGTCTCCTTTGGTGGCGTTATCTGACGCCACAATACCGTACAGTCCCTAGAGGAGCTAAGGTTTTGTGTGTCTGCAACTGCAAACATCAAACGTAAGATCATACATCAAGCACCATGTCGTACTGTTGTCCCTTCTTCCGCCTGCCACATTTATTGATGAGAACCACGTACAGTGTCAAAAGCATGACCCAATAGCATGCATAGAGCAACGTTCCAACAATTAAAACTGTCTGTTTGGATTCTGAGAATGGCTTTTTAGATTCCTTATAAATGGTGAAAATCACACCACCCAGGAGTATTGTAAACCAAACGGATACGGGAATGAGTCCTATGAAATTAACGACAATGGTTTTCCTTCCAGATGTGCCCCACCCAGCTTTGTTTATTGTTGCAATTGCAAACATCTTGGCGGGAAGTAAACTTGACATGTATAACACTGAGTAGAGGGACATGAAGACCATGACAATGTTTCCTCTAAGGCAGCTGGCAAAAGATGACTTTATGAGACCCACTAACTGGACAGTTAACAAAAAGAGGAGGATGTTCCAAATTTTACCCCTGTAGAAGAGCTGGATTACCGTGGcaatgagaaagaaagggaagaacccAGTGATGACGGCTTCATAGGTCATCCACAAGTGATGTTTATGAAACCACATCGCGTTGTACAGCCACTCTCGGAAGTAGGACTTGCTCCAGCGGGTCTGCTGGTTTAACCATCTGAGATATTCTATAGGTGTTTCAGTAAGGCACTTGGATCGAGCTGTGTATTTCGTTGCATAGCCCAGACTCAGCACTCGGTTCGTTAGATGCCTGTCATCTCCAAAACTACACTGGCTGCCCATAAATTCTTGATTGTACCAGTCTTCCACAAATTCATGCAGTAAGGAGTTTCTGTACATTCCCAGAGGTCCACTAATGCACTGGACACATCCGAAATAAGATTGACAGGCCCTTTCTATGTTAAAAGCCATCCAGTATCTCACACTGCTGAGGAAGGAGATCCAGGAATCATACTTGTTTAAAAtctgcaagaaaaataaaagtaattaaataaaggtaagccccctgatgcaaagaactgactcattggaaaaaactctgatgctaggaaagattgaagttgggaggataaatgaatgacagaggatgagatggttggatggcatcactgactcgatggacataagtttgagcaagctctgggagttggtgatggacagggaaacctggcatgctgcagtccatggggtcacaaagagtcagacacgactgaatgactaaactgaatcCCCAGCTAAAAATACCAACAAAATCTGCACTATCGTGAGGTTACTACCTAGAGTCATGTTTGgtattttacttttctattttgacttctttcctttttaacatgattttcctttattttcttcacgTATTACTAGATTAACTTGATAagtggtgtgtatgtgttaacACTtgttgaaaataacttttttctacTTCATCACTCCCTGTACTCTtttgttatgttttctttctcttgttgtaactttgggattttttttaggCTTCAGTTCTCAGCCCTAAAATTATTCTGTCACTTCCCTTCCATCCAATATTTGAAGGTTTAAGTCCCATCTTCTTCTCTTTCCTACTCATCCAACCCCAttattctccttcctccccagcttTAGCAATGCTAGTGATGAAGGGGTTTTTTCTGGCTTCACCTCAAAACTGGAATCTTGAAATAAGGCTCTACATAAAGGCTACTAAAATTATTAGCTTTACGGGAGGGCAATATTTCTTaattctcctcctctgtctcaattctgttccattttcATCTGGATTTTGTATGCTTTCTTTTTATCACCAGGGTATTTCTTTGTCCTTCCAGTTCATTTTCTTTGCCTTCACTAGTACCAAGCATTGTCAATATGGGTTATACAGCAACATAATACCTACATTTAAAGTCAAAATTCCATGTGCTTCTCACTTTTTCCTAAAATCTAATTGTACTTTTGCAAAGGATTCACTTTAatcttcatatattttcatatattgttttctcatttcataaatgttaatcaccttattaatatttctttcactTAAAGTCTCCATTGATGGCAAATAAtgggaaataaataataactggAAAATCCACTTCTTTGACTTTTTCTCTAGTGTAAATTTGAATtgcagtttctttttccttagttTACCCGATTTGGATTTTTGACAAGTCATATATTGCTCAGCTTTTAAATATAGAGGTATATGGTATAGTAATAAAAACCACCCACTGCCATACCTCCATTTCTTAATCCTTGCACTAAATTCCAACATCATTTTACCAGAACATTAAGTTGTGGCTTAAGAAGATACAGCAGAAATTACACACttacattatattttatgtaaCTTATGAGCTACTACATACATGTGTTACAACCTCCAGCTaagcaaagaaatcataaatTACTTCAATTTAGATAATAGAAGAGGTAGTACAGTGGGTACAAGACACATTCTAATGTGTCTTAGTCTCCAGAAACAACACCTGGCACATAGTTTggtgtataataaatatatattcaaagaatCAATGACTAAGGGTGCTACTAAAGCCATACACACCTGGACATCTCCCCCGACACCTCCAACCATGGGATCTTCTTCTAAAACTTTTACCATCTCCACAGATGATGCTGGGTCAAGCATGGTATCTGAATCACAAACCTGCAAAGAAAGTAAGAAAtgagttaaagaaaataagacaatgaGCATGCTCCGTGTAGTCAAAATTGGACTCATATATATTATGCGTTCAGCCTATTGTCACAAGGCCTAAATAAGCGAGTATCATGTGGATGTAAGTTTGTTATATGATGGCCAATACAAAGAACTTGCAAACTCGGTATTTAAGCTAATGAAATTGCTGAAAAGATCAAATGAACTGATGACCTAGGCATGTGGTGAAAGGTGGTCAGCTTTTCCTGGTTCACCAAGGATGTACTCAATTTTGGCAATAAAAGTATCATATCCCTGATAACACCCTAGGTTTCCAGGTCTTGGAAAACACCTTGGGTTGGTCACCATAaatgtctctccctctctttttaatTGCCTTAATCAAGCTTTTAGATATCTTATTCCTCAGGTCTGAATGATGATGGGAAACTCCTATGGCAGTATTGATAAGAGGCATgtttaagagtaattatttttctctattttaatatGGTAATTAAGATAGGAAAGCAGTTCTTCTAAGGTGGGTTGTATAACTCTGAAACAAGATGTCCATTTGACCTGGACTTAGCAGATCACATTCCATCAGAAAGGAAAATCAAGCTTTTAAAGGTATTAAGTATTCATCTAGCTCTTTATATACAAAAGTagatgaaccatgaacttccagatgttcaagctggttttagaaaaggcagaggaaccagagatcaaattgccaacatccgatggatggATGTAAGAGAGTtcatgaaaaacatctatttctgctttattgactatgccaaagcctttgactgtgtggatcacaataaactgtgaaaaattctgaatgagatgggaatatcagaccacctgacctgcctcttgagaaacctgtatgcaggtcaggaagcaacagttagaactggacatggaacaacagactggttccaaataggaaaaggagtacgtccagactgtatattgtcaccctgcttatttaacttatatgcagagtacatcatgagaaacgctggactggaagaaacacaaactggaatcaagattgctgggagaaatatcaataatctcagatatgcagatgacaccacctttacggcagaaagtgaagaggaactaaaaagcctcttgatgaaagtgaaagaggagaatgaaaaagttggcttaaaactcaacattcagaaaactaagatcatggcatccggtcccatcacttcatggcaaataaatggggaaacagtggaaacagtagctgactttatttttctgggcttcaaaatcagcgcagatagtgattgcagccatgaaattaaaagatgcttactccttggaagaaaagttataaccaacctagacagcatattaaaaagcagagacattactttgtcaacaaaggtccgtttagttaaggctatggcttatccagtggtcatgtatggatgcgagagttggactgtgaagaaagctgagtgccgaagaattgatgcttttgaactgtggtgttggagaagactcttgagagtcccttggcctgcaaggagatacaaccagtccatcctaaaggagatcagtcctgggtgttcactggaaggactgatgttgaagctgaaactccaatactttggccacctgattcaaagagctgactcatttgaaaagaccctgatgctgggaaagattgagggcaggaggagaaggggacaacagaggatgagatggttggatggtatcaccaactcgatagacgtgggtttgggtggactccaggatttggtgatggacagggaggcctggtgtgctgtggttcatgggatcgcaaagagtcagacacaactgagcgactgaactgactgagatgtAAATTATCTTGAGCTTTTCTGTAAGTGCTAATTGTTATTCTGAAAAACAAACTTTATacaggccaaaaaaacaaaagcaattttgCAAGCAAACCAATTACAACTTCAAGAAAATTTTTAGAATTTGTCTATACCCAAGAATGGCTCACAGAAGATTCTACTGGAGGCCAAACGTGCAGGATTACAAATAGTACTTTTTTTTCCAAGCTGATTTATGAACTTattgaaaaatgaaacagaagaataaaGGAGATATGAAGCCAAAATATTACCTGTATACTCATAAAGCTGATATGGAAAATAGGGCTCATATCAATGCAGTAGCCAGTTTTATAATTATGTTCCCCAGAATTAGACTGATGTATCAATTCTGAACAGTACCTAAGTGGGACCAGTCTCCTCCTGAAGACACAGTTAATGGCCCTTTGAAAGGTATGGCTCCTTCGGAGTAGCCCACTCCAGAAGAAAGAAGGAGCTAGGCTACCCCTTATACCTTCCATACTCCCCAACCAGATTAAGTCACTTCTCTTAGGGAGGAATTAGGTATGCTATACCTGTGGATGGACATTCTTTCACATGATCAAAGAAAATCAGAAGTAGGGAAAGAGCTGTCACTTCTCTATTTctaattatattaataacatcATATCTTTTTCTGGAGAACTCAGCCAGGCCCAAGAAGATATAAAGTGACCAAACTTGACACACCATGAACCAGTTTAATATCCCCacacaagaaataaaagacatgatTGGCAGAGACCGGAGTGTTAGCTGCAGTTTCATTGTTTTTCTATGTCGTCTGgctacatttattaatttaatcaaGACTTAGTCTCTTTATTTATATCAAAAGCCAgtatttttacagttttctgaactgatttataaaaatagtagGAATTTGATATACCAGTTgtgaatgaaaaaatatgaaaacaatttttagaaGCCTGAactcctggggctggtgcactgggatgacccagagggatggtatggggagggaggtgggaggggggttcaggatggggaacacgtgtatacccatggcggattcatgttgacgtatggccaaaccaatacagtattgtaaagtaattagcctccaattaaaataaataaatttatattgggaaaaaaaaaaaagaagcatgaaCTCTTGagttaactggagaaggaaatggtaactcactccagtattcttgcctgggaaatcccatggacaaaggagcctggcaggctacagttcatggggtccaaagggtcagacacaactgagcaactgagtatgcacacacttTTGAGTTCAAAGAGATTTTCTGTGTTTAATTGCAGAAGACCCTCACATATAAAACTAGAAAatctcaaaactttttaaaatgtatgttgcTTAATTTTACTAAtagatttttctgaaaaaattaatatatattaaatattattggtgaaaacaatttaaatgtattattgaaACTTATAATTTAAGGAGTATGTAGGGTATCCAAAATTACAGAAATGAAATCACCTATCTAAACTCAGTTAGCTATATGAaagttaatttttgaatttttatattactGTCCCTATTTAGAAACATGCTTTTCTAAATAACTTCTTGCCCCTTTTGGGTGAGTGGGGGTACATTCTATTTTGGTCCAGCATGGTCTGACTTATTTTAGAGGAGGAAAAAATAGACAGCAGCTAGGCATTagtattccattaaaaaaacagaattttgctAATACTTGGATTTGTATCCAAGCATCCAAAGCCTCAGAAACCTAAACGAATTCTTCCAATAGCAATGTTTTTCCGCTCTCTTGCCTTGTTTAtcactgttttgtaaatataCGGTTATAAGCCTGGCAGGCCAGTCACTAGAGTAGTAAAAAGTGAAGGCAGAAGTTCAACCCAACTTTCAACCTCTCAGCATCCAGAGCTTATGGCCACACCCACCTCTATTGACTCAAGCTGGGAAAGGTAAAACcagaaagctaaaaataagactaaaaacAACAGGAAGGCAGCAATCTAGAATTAATGTTTAGGTAACTCCTCCTGCTTGCGAGCAGAAAACAAGCCAAGGGAACTGCCTCTCTGAAATGACCAAACTGGAACCAAACTTCTGAGGTTCTGCATATTTAAGTTGGTCCCACCCCTCCCAATTTACAACAGCAAAGTGCCAGAAGTTCTCTGAGAGAGATTGTTCACATGGTGAATTTAACTGTCAGAAGTGAAAGCTCTCAGAAATCCCTTGGGAGGGGTTTGTTATAGTGGGATTAAAGAGTTCTTTATAGAAGTTCAGTTTCTGGATGTTATTTGGTGATAGAATGCCAACCAGAAAACCACCATCTACGACAGTCTGTGAAAGCAAGTATGTTCATGGACATAATAGTATTGATTTGTTTGTGTGTAAAGGCTATAACGCTAGCCCTTCTTGAAACCAGTCCAGTAGAAACAGGATTTCTAGCTGTCTCTTCACCAATTAATAACAAGCGTATAACTTCACAAAGGTTGGCTGTTTAGCTCTGGGCTAGAAGCTGTGGGGGAAAATATACCAGTTCATGAAGAGCTTAACTGGACACTGGGGAAAACCACAGGACATGATCTGCACACAGGAAACTGAGAACAAATCAACTGTCTTTCTGTCCACCCTGAATGTATCATTCTAATTTGTTTAAATTACATGATTCCCAGTCATAATATTTCTCACTGGGAGATATGGAAACAAGGCAGCCAccaaattttgattaaaatgaatggaaaatgtGAAGAAAGAAGATGTTATGGGGCGGAACCAGCCACCTCAGTCATAACCACAGAATCATCAGTTAAAGTGCGTAAGGCCATGGCTCCCCCTCCATCCGTGCTCAAGCCAAGAGTTAGGGCTGCCCCTCTCTGCATGCCTACAACAGGAGTTGCAAACTAAGGTCTAAGAATCAAGTCAGCCTTGCCACCTGTTTTGGGAAGGTCTATGAGataaatgatttttatctttttaaatagttggaaaaaaaatttgtgaCATATGGAAataatatgaaattcaaatttcagtgtccatagaTAAAGATTTACTGGAACTCAGTCACGCACATTTAGTTTCATATTATCTATGAATGCTTTCACACTAAAACAGCTAAGCTGAACAGTTACAACACAGACCATATGGCGTGCAAAGCCTAAATTTACCATCAGGTGTTTTACAAGCAAACTTTACCAACCCTGGGCCTCAAATAATTGGTTGCAGGAGAGTTCTCtgtcataaaaattttttaaaaagttgagataAAATATGTCCTAAGCCCCAATTTTAATTCTAgtcgatttttaaaaaagatttcctCCATCTCCACGTGTTATAATTAGTAAGAGTAACtgcataaaaagtataaaatactaaTAAACTAGATCTTCTTTAGCCAAGATTTGCCAGATCTTGATTTGCCAGATTTGAGGATATTTGAGCAAATATCCTCAGAATCAAGAAGCCTCAATTAAATAGTGAGTCCTATATCTCACTTCTACGATTTTCTGTAAGTCATAGTGGAGTAAGACACCAAATAGAAAAGTACCTTGTAATTACAAAGGATCATAGGGAAGTATACCATTCATTGTTCATTGGTcagacactaagtcatgtctgactctgtgactccatgaactgcagcacgccaggcttccctgtcctccactatctcccggaatttgcttaaactcatttGTACAGGATAATAACCTTTAGACTTTTATACTGTAAGTAAACCCACACCTAAAAGAGCATGGCAATCTTTACCACAAATAGATTAACTCGATAGAGAGAATCTCTAAAAGGAACAGGAAAATTGACTACATATTAAGAATCTCTTATCACAGTGAACAAATTTAAATGTCTGGAATTATCCATAATAGGTATAGACTATCATTGTCCATTCATAACTTATCAGACTATAAATCCACTCAAGCTTACTTCACTTAACATTAATCTACCTCACCACAGTTTAAATAAAACTCTCCTGTTACATCTTCTATCAAATGTCTTTCAAATTCTGACTCAGGTCTAAAACGCCAAGTTCCCCatgtttcagctttttaaaaaaacatatttcctTTCAGACTGACTGGTGGATTCTCCATATCTGCCTGCTCCAAACCACTTCAAAGGGCCCTGAGAGTTACGCAGCAAGAGGAAGTCTTAATTTTTTAGGCTGCCTTCAATGAGGAAACAAGGTTGAAAATAAATCCAGACCCCTACTGTTGCTACTGCCTTCATCCTCTGTCTGCTTATAAGGCTCAACCCTTTCTTAACCTTGACCCTTCATCTTAACCTGGATGCAGCAATACTATTTATTGCTATTATGTTTGAAATTTACCTTTGGTCAGGATCCCACTATAACTTTCCCTTCGACAACTTAACCACATAGTAAATGGAAAGACCCTCCTACCCTGCCTCCCTCAGGCCATTGCCTGAAAGAAGTCAGCCAGAATTCTGAAATTCCCCAGTAGTTATTCACTAGCAAACAGAAGACAGCGTTAGGCCCCTGAACTCATTAACAGTACAACGCCAGAGTAAACATACTACTGCAAAGAAAGTGTCATGCAAAATTTGTCTGGAATCAGACAAATGGGAGTCTCAATCCACCACTGACCAGTTATATTTACTTGTACTAGCTTTGTAGCCTAAACTCCTTACCTTACCTTTATAAGTCTACATTTCTCAGTTGAAAAATAAGGATAAGTCAATCCACCTAGCAATTTGTTGTAATGGAGAATAAACTAGATACTGTATGTACAGCACTTATAAGGGTTAGCTCatagtacatgctcaataaaaagaagtgataaattgggacttccctgggattctagtggataagaatcttccttgcaatgctggggacataggttcgatctcCGGTCGGGGAACTGAGGTCCCAGAGCCACCaacaaaaatcctgcatgctgtagctaagacctaatgcagccaaataaaatatcaaaaccaGAGGCAAAAAGGAAGAACACTAGTCCAATGAAGGAAAGAGTCCTTCTTATCATTACTGTAAATAAGCCAAAACTCAGAGAGCAGAAACTAATGCTTAATCCAACATCCCAACAAATTTAAGTTAAACAAGTTGGATTATTGAGCAGGCACCATGAAAGTCCTTAGATTGGGCTGTCTGCTAGGGGAAAAGATTAGAGAGCAGTTTATGGCAGACTGTGAGTggcaaaaagaaaatcataacatCTAATAATTTTAGGACTGAAAAGACCTTTGAAGTTAATCCATGAAACCAatctaggaaaaaataaatgccctcagaaaataaactttcttttggGAAAGGGACTGGGGATGGGTAGGATTATTCTTTCTTATGGTAATTTGGTTTACAGTAAAAGATCTCAATATAGCCAATAGGAAGCCTCTAAATCATAGACACCTAAACAATTTGGTTGTTATTTGTTGCTCTTTGGTAGAATATGTTACCCAAACTGGTTTAAAATATTTGCCTTCAGGCACCCTAGAATATTTATTTAAGGTGAAAAAGTAGTCATTTGGTTATTCTCTTGTCTTTTTCAGGCAAGTTTATACATGAGTGAAAGTTATAGACGGTGCAAAAGCAAAGGTGACAAGCTAGCtggaaaatgagaaaccaaatgTTGTCACCTCTAAGACTTAAGCCAAGAAACACCCTTTATTACAAGTGGTTGGAATTCCCATTCTAAAGAAGGGAATCAGGAAATTGCATAACGGTGTCCTTAAATAAGAGTCTACAGTCAAGAACCTGACTTTGGGGAAAAGCGTagattaaaaatgaaaggaaaagtctAATGATATACTCTTGCAAAGCATTAGGTAGGTTGCTAGGAAATTAAGACAGCCCTAACTGGAGTCTTGAGCTGGAAGTGATCTCAGAAATCATCTGTTGTACCAGTTGAGGCCCATAGCAAGTAATCAGTTAAATCAAGAATTCAGATTTCCCCATTTTTATGTCAATGTGCTCTTAATTTCATCCTCTGAAATGAAGAGCATAAAGTCGCATTAACATTCTCAACAAGTCCCAacagaaattttcagaaaatag of the Bubalus bubalis isolate 160015118507 breed Murrah chromosome 15, NDDB_SH_1, whole genome shotgun sequence genome contains:
- the LOC102406104 gene encoding hyaluronan synthase 2 isoform X1, yielding MVFSHLPSWKTRIVQQMGKMHCERFLCILRIIGTTLFGVSLLLGITAAYIVGYQFIQTDNYYFSFGLYGAFLASHLIIQSLFAFLEHRKMKKSLETPIKLNKTVALCIAAYQEDPDYLRKCLQSVKRLTYPGIKVVMVIDGNSEDDLYMMDIFSEVMGRDKSATYIWKNNYHVKGPGETDESHKESSQHVTQLVLSNKSICIMQKWGGKREVMYTAFRALGRSVDYVQVCDSDTMLDPASSVEMVKVLEEDPMVGGVGGDVQILNKYDSWISFLSSVRYWMAFNIERACQSYFGCVQCISGPLGMYRNSLLHEFVEDWYNQEFMGSQCSFGDDRHLTNRVLSLGYATKYTARSKCLTETPIEYLRWLNQQTRWSKSYFREWLYNAMWFHKHHLWMTYEAVITGFFPFFLIATVIQLFYRGKIWNILLFLLTVQLVGLIKSSFASCLRGNIVMVFMSLYSVLYMSSLLPAKMFAIATINKAGWGTSGRKTIVVNFIGLIPVSVWFTILLGGVIFTIYKESKKPFSESKQTVLIVGTLLYACYWVMLLTLYVVLINKCGRRKKGQQYDMVLDV
- the LOC102406104 gene encoding hyaluronan synthase 2 isoform X2, whose translation is MHCERFLCILRIIGTTLFGVSLLLGITAAYIVGYQFIQTDNYYFSFGLYGAFLASHLIIQSLFAFLEHRKMKKSLETPIKLNKTVALCIAAYQEDPDYLRKCLQSVKRLTYPGIKVVMVIDGNSEDDLYMMDIFSEVMGRDKSATYIWKNNYHVKGPGETDESHKESSQHVTQLVLSNKSICIMQKWGGKREVMYTAFRALGRSVDYVQVCDSDTMLDPASSVEMVKVLEEDPMVGGVGGDVQILNKYDSWISFLSSVRYWMAFNIERACQSYFGCVQCISGPLGMYRNSLLHEFVEDWYNQEFMGSQCSFGDDRHLTNRVLSLGYATKYTARSKCLTETPIEYLRWLNQQTRWSKSYFREWLYNAMWFHKHHLWMTYEAVITGFFPFFLIATVIQLFYRGKIWNILLFLLTVQLVGLIKSSFASCLRGNIVMVFMSLYSVLYMSSLLPAKMFAIATINKAGWGTSGRKTIVVNFIGLIPVSVWFTILLGGVIFTIYKESKKPFSESKQTVLIVGTLLYACYWVMLLTLYVVLINKCGRRKKGQQYDMVLDV